CGTAACAACGCTCTGAACAGCGAAAATGCTGTGGGATGGCGGTCTTCACCGCCGGATGTCGCGAGACGGCTAGACCGATCGGTCGAGCGCATTCCGGTGATCGCAGCCTCTCGATCTCAACCGTTGGGCGATCTTTTTGCATGATCGCCTGGCGTTTACGGCCGTCCTGTTCGATCATTGCGACGACAGGGGTCGCGAGCGGCCCGACCTGTTCGGAGGGAAGGCGGGGACACTGTGGCTGACCTGAAGAAGGGTGCGCGAATTACAGGGAGCGCCCGGGACAAGCTTGCCAGTGACCTGAAGAAGAAATACGAGAAGGGAGCGAGCATTCGCGCCCTTGCCGAGGCGACCGGGCGTTCCTACGGGTTCGTGCACCGGGTGCTGAGCGAGTCGGGCGTGCAGCTGCGCGGCCGTGGGGGTGCGACGCGTACCAAGAAGAAGTGACTCGGCGGGCATGATCGGTTCGATGCGGTCCGTTTTCGACCGGCGGGTAACGTCTTGCGCGATTCCCGTCCGGTCAACGCAGAACTGATGGAGGCCCGCTTGGAGCAGTCGAGGATGGACGCCGACCTTCTGGACCGTGGCGGTGTGGGGCTCACGGTCCAGGGTCGGCGCGCCACCATCACACTCGATCGCCCGGACAAGCTCAACGCGCAGACGCCGGTGACGTGGGCGGCGCTGCGCGAGATCGGCCAGTCCCTGGACCCGGAAGTGCGGGTCGTGGTGGTGCGCGGGCGGGGGCGCGCGTTCTCCGCCGGACTGGACAAGAGGTTGTTCGGGGTCGATGACGTCGACGGTGCGCCCGGCCTGATGTCGCTGGTGCAGCGTCCCACCGAAGAGGCCGACGCCGACATCGCCACCTTCCAGCAGGGGTTCAGCTGGTTGCGCGAGCCGGATCGGGTCACCATCGCGGCCGTGCAGGGACATGCCATCGGCGCGGGGTTCCAGCTCGCACTGGCCTGCGACCTGCGCGTGCTCACCGAGGACGCGAAGCTGCGGATGGCCGAGACCGGGCTGGGCCTGGTCCCGGACCTCGGCGGCACGCTGCCGCTGGTGCGCGCCGTCGGCTACTCGCGCGCGGTGGAGATCTGCGTGACCGGCAGGGACGTGACGGCCGAGGAGGCGCAGCGCATCGGCCTGGCGAACTCGGTGGTCGCCGCCGACGAACTGGACTCCGCGGTGGACCGCTTCGTGGAAGCGGTGAGCGCGCCGCCGGAGGGCGCGGTGCGGGAAACGCTGGCGCTGCTGGCCCAGGCCGACGAGGTCGTGGATCCGGAGCAGCAGCTCGCCGCGGAACGCGCCGCGCAGATCCGCCGGATCGCGGAGCTCGCAGGACTTCTCGGCGGCTGAGCCGCCGCGCTCGATCTTCAACTCGAAGCCGGTCCCGCTGGTCGCGGGACCGGCTTCGCTGTGTCGGATCAGGTCAGGCCCGGAACGCGGGCTCCGTAGTGCGCGAGGTTGGCCTTGTTCGCCTCGTCGCCGCCGATGGTGTTGGCGCTGCGCCACACCGGGAGCTCCA
This window of the Saccharopolyspora gloriosae genome carries:
- a CDS encoding helix-turn-helix domain-containing protein — encoded protein: MADLKKGARITGSARDKLASDLKKKYEKGASIRALAEATGRSYGFVHRVLSESGVQLRGRGGATRTKKK
- a CDS encoding enoyl-CoA hydratase/isomerase family protein, with product MDADLLDRGGVGLTVQGRRATITLDRPDKLNAQTPVTWAALREIGQSLDPEVRVVVVRGRGRAFSAGLDKRLFGVDDVDGAPGLMSLVQRPTEEADADIATFQQGFSWLREPDRVTIAAVQGHAIGAGFQLALACDLRVLTEDAKLRMAETGLGLVPDLGGTLPLVRAVGYSRAVEICVTGRDVTAEEAQRIGLANSVVAADELDSAVDRFVEAVSAPPEGAVRETLALLAQADEVVDPEQQLAAERAAQIRRIAELAGLLGG